A portion of the Mycobacterium paraseoulense genome contains these proteins:
- the gmd gene encoding GDP-mannose 4,6-dehydratase — translation MKRALITGITGQDGSYLAELLLIKGYEVHGLIRRASTFNTSRIDHLYVDPHQPGARLFLHYGDLTDGTRLVTLLSTIDPDEVYNLAAQSHVRVSFDEPVHTGDTTGMGCIRLLEAVRLSRVECRFYQASSSEMFGASPPPQSERTPFYPRSPYGAAKVYSYWVTRNYREAYGLFAVNGILFNHESPRRGETFVTRKITRAVARIKAGVQSDVYMGNLDAVRDWGYAPEYVEGMWRMLQADEPDDFVLATGRGYSVREFAQTAFDHAGLDWQKHVKFDDRYLRPAEVDSLVGDATKAAESLGWKASVHTSELARIMVDADIAALECDGKPWIDRPVLPAWS, via the coding sequence GTGAAACGAGCGCTCATAACCGGAATCACCGGCCAGGACGGCTCCTATCTGGCTGAACTCCTGCTGATCAAGGGGTACGAGGTCCACGGGCTGATCCGCCGAGCCTCAACGTTCAATACGTCGCGGATCGATCATCTCTACGTCGACCCACACCAACCGGGCGCGCGATTGTTCTTGCACTATGGGGACCTGACCGACGGCACGCGGTTGGTGACCTTGCTGAGCACCATCGACCCCGACGAGGTGTACAACCTTGCGGCACAGTCGCATGTGCGCGTCAGCTTCGACGAACCGGTTCATACTGGCGACACCACGGGGATGGGATGCATCCGACTGCTCGAAGCCGTTCGACTTTCCCGAGTGGAGTGTCGCTTCTATCAGGCCTCCTCCTCGGAGATGTTCGGCGCGTCACCGCCACCACAGAGCGAGCGGACGCCGTTTTATCCGCGGTCCCCGTATGGCGCTGCAAAGGTCTACTCCTACTGGGTGACGCGCAACTATCGCGAGGCATATGGGCTGTTCGCGGTCAACGGCATCTTGTTCAACCATGAATCGCCAAGGCGCGGTGAGACATTCGTTACCCGAAAGATCACTCGGGCCGTCGCGCGCATCAAGGCCGGCGTCCAGTCAGACGTCTACATGGGCAACCTCGATGCTGTCCGCGACTGGGGTTATGCGCCGGAGTATGTCGAGGGTATGTGGCGGATGTTGCAGGCCGATGAGCCCGACGATTTCGTTTTGGCGACGGGGCGCGGTTACAGCGTGCGGGAGTTCGCTCAAACCGCATTCGACCATGCGGGACTTGATTGGCAAAAGCACGTGAAGTTTGACGACCGCTATCTACGCCCCGCCGAAGTCGATTCGCTGGTGGGCGACGCGACGAAGGCCGCTGAATCGTTGGGGTGGAAGGCATCCGTACACACCAGCGAGCTGGCGCGGATCATGGTCGACGCGGACATCGCGGCCTTGGAGTGTGACGGCAAGCCGTGGATCGACAGGCCCGTGCTACCAGCTTGGAGCTGA
- a CDS encoding GDP-L-fucose synthase family protein, whose translation MDNLVRVLDRASPVYIAGHRGLVGSAVLRRLEAEGFTNLLLRTHEELDLTDRAATFDFVLHTRPKVVIDAAARVGGILANDTYPADFLSENLQIQVNLLDAAVAARVPRLLFLGSSCIYPKFAPQPIQESALLTGPLEPTNDAYAIAKIAGILQVQAVRRQWGLAWISAMPTNLYGPGDNFSTSGSHLLPALIRRYEEARASGADEVTNWGSGAPRRELLHVDDLASACLYLLEHFDGPNHVNVGTGIDHTISEIADMVATAVGFTGETRWDATKPDGTPRKLLDVSVLREAGWAPQVALRDGIEATVAWYRANAGAARK comes from the coding sequence GTGGACAATTTGGTCAGAGTCCTCGATCGCGCATCGCCGGTCTACATTGCCGGGCACCGCGGGCTGGTCGGGTCCGCCGTGTTACGCAGGCTTGAGGCCGAAGGATTCACCAATCTCCTTCTGCGGACCCACGAGGAACTCGACCTGACGGATCGCGCCGCGACGTTCGACTTCGTTCTGCACACTAGGCCGAAGGTGGTCATCGACGCCGCCGCCCGTGTCGGCGGCATTCTGGCGAACGACACCTACCCGGCGGACTTCCTGTCCGAAAACCTGCAGATTCAGGTCAACCTGCTCGATGCCGCCGTGGCCGCGCGGGTGCCGCGGCTGCTGTTCTTGGGGTCCTCGTGCATCTACCCCAAATTCGCCCCACAACCCATCCAAGAGAGCGCGTTGTTGACCGGGCCCCTGGAACCTACCAACGACGCATATGCCATTGCCAAGATTGCCGGCATACTTCAGGTACAGGCGGTCAGGCGCCAGTGGGGACTGGCGTGGATCTCGGCGATGCCCACCAATCTCTACGGACCCGGTGACAACTTTTCCACTTCAGGCTCGCATCTCCTGCCGGCGCTCATTCGACGATATGAGGAGGCCAGAGCCAGTGGTGCGGACGAGGTGACCAATTGGGGCTCCGGAGCTCCCCGCCGTGAGTTGCTGCACGTCGACGACCTGGCGAGCGCGTGTCTCTACCTTCTCGAACACTTCGACGGTCCTAACCATGTCAACGTTGGCACCGGCATCGACCACACCATCAGCGAGATCGCTGACATGGTCGCCACCGCAGTGGGGTTTACTGGCGAAACCCGTTGGGACGCAACTAAACCGGATGGAACGCCGCGGAAGCTGTTGGACGTTTCGGTCTTGCGGGAGGCGGGATGGGCCCCGCAGGTCGCACTGCGGGACGGCATCGAGGCAACGGTGGCTTGGTATCGCGCGAACGCCGGCGCGGCGCGAAAATGA
- a CDS encoding FkbM family methyltransferase, translated as MDLFRRGGLIARSTTFEVSRPYSDKGAKRQFVKQLDSRGVSVVFDVGANSGQYATELRMAAYMGRIISFEPLSGPFALLERNSSKDPLWDCRRCALGEVDGTISINVAGNAGASSSVLPMLKSHQDAFPPANYVGTEEVPMHRLDTVANDLLQPADKLFLKIDVQGFEKQVIAGAQETVSDRCVGMQIELSLLPLYEGGMLIREALDVVYSLGFTLTGLLPGFTDPRDGRMLQADGIFFREGS; from the coding sequence GTGGATTTGTTCCGCCGCGGGGGTTTGATTGCACGTAGCACCACCTTCGAAGTGTCGCGCCCTTATTCTGACAAAGGCGCTAAGCGTCAGTTCGTAAAGCAACTTGATTCGCGCGGAGTGAGCGTGGTTTTTGATGTCGGGGCTAACTCTGGCCAATACGCTACGGAGCTCCGGATGGCTGCCTACATGGGCCGCATCATCTCATTCGAACCGCTATCGGGACCGTTTGCGCTGCTGGAACGCAATTCATCGAAGGATCCGCTTTGGGATTGCCGGCGATGTGCCTTGGGTGAGGTCGACGGCACGATTTCGATAAATGTCGCCGGCAATGCGGGCGCAAGCAGTTCCGTCCTGCCCATGTTGAAGAGTCATCAGGACGCTTTTCCGCCGGCGAATTATGTTGGAACAGAAGAGGTTCCGATGCACCGGCTTGACACTGTGGCGAATGACTTGCTGCAGCCTGCGGATAAACTTTTCCTGAAGATCGACGTCCAAGGGTTCGAGAAGCAAGTTATTGCCGGAGCTCAAGAAACGGTGAGTGACCGTTGTGTGGGCATGCAAATCGAACTGTCTCTTTTGCCCCTGTACGAAGGTGGCATGCTCATTCGCGAGGCGCTCGACGTGGTCTATTCACTGGGCTTCACATTGACCGGGCTGCTGCCCGGCTTCACCGATCCTCGCGATGGCCGAATGCTGCAGGCTGACGGCATCTTCTTCCGTGAAGGTAGTTAG
- a CDS encoding glycosyltransferase family 2 protein, translating to MTSAPTVSVITISFRDFDGLKRTVDSVRAQRYGGRIEHIVIDGGSGDDVVAYLSKTEPGFAYWQSEPDGGRYDAMNQGIAHASGDLLWFMHSGDRFSDPDAVAAAVEASSAHGPAREAWGFGMDNLIGLGRVRGPIPFSIRKFLAGWQVVPHQASFFGSSLVEKLGGYDLDFGVAADQEFILRAALLRDPITVRRVLCDFDTTGIGTNRHPSEVFHDLRRMWDMHERYPLAGRKISRAYLRTWEYYLRFLEFVFTKVSKARARQNSSE from the coding sequence GTGACTTCGGCTCCGACCGTCTCAGTGATAACGATCTCCTTCCGCGATTTCGATGGGCTCAAGCGGACGGTCGACAGTGTGCGGGCCCAGCGCTACGGCGGTCGCATTGAGCACATCGTGATCGACGGCGGATCCGGTGACGATGTGGTGGCGTATCTATCAAAGACTGAGCCGGGATTTGCGTATTGGCAGTCCGAGCCCGACGGCGGAAGGTACGACGCGATGAACCAGGGCATCGCCCACGCGTCCGGCGATCTGTTGTGGTTCATGCACTCCGGAGATCGTTTTTCCGATCCGGACGCGGTCGCTGCGGCCGTGGAGGCGAGCTCAGCTCATGGACCGGCACGCGAAGCGTGGGGCTTCGGCATGGATAACCTCATCGGTCTTGGGCGCGTGCGTGGCCCGATCCCCTTCAGCATCCGAAAGTTCCTCGCCGGCTGGCAGGTGGTTCCGCACCAGGCATCATTTTTCGGGTCCTCGCTTGTCGAGAAATTGGGCGGCTACGACCTCGATTTCGGAGTCGCCGCCGACCAAGAATTTATTTTGCGCGCCGCTTTGCTTCGCGATCCGATCACGGTACGACGTGTGTTATGCGACTTCGACACCACCGGAATTGGCACTAACCGCCACCCGAGCGAGGTCTTTCATGATTTGCGTCGCATGTGGGACATGCACGAACGCTACCCGCTGGCCGGACGAAAGATCTCGCGCGCGTATCTACGCACCTGGGAATACTACCTTCGCTTCTTAGAATTCGTGTTCACGAAGGTATCGAAAGCACGAGCACGGCAGAACTCAAGCGAGTAA